The Drosophila gunungcola strain Sukarami chromosome 3L unlocalized genomic scaffold, Dgunungcola_SK_2 000003F, whole genome shotgun sequence region cacccacttttcGTGTTGTCCTTCGCTCTGCAGTCCATGGACGCGCTTAAAAagacaagaaaaaaagtgaaactcgCGAAAAGCCAAAACGCTGCAGAGACGCTGGAGGCCAAAACGAAATCATGCGGCTGGCGAGGGCCTTCAACTAATGACAATAAGGCGCGAACTGGGAAAATCCCCCTACCGAACCAACAAACCACCCACCCaatatcacgcatacgccgccTTGCCTCGGGGCCCTAACAAAaatatcacgcatacgccgcgttgcAGCAGCgaaatcaaaacataaacCCAAATCCAGTGACTGCATCGGGTTTTCCTGAGCGCGTGACCAAaacagagagaaagagagagcgcaGAGAGAGAAACCCTCTCTCTCACTCACGAAGGAGTTtccccatcatcatcatcatcaccacgATGAACACAAATGCGACGTCGTGTGCTAGTTGGAAATTGCATTTTCCTTCAGTTCTGTTTCAGTTTCGAGTCCGTGCAGTCGTGTTGGCCGGAGTGAAAAGCGCCGAggaaaatttgcaaaaaaacaacaaaaaaaaactcaaacagAGGAAATAGAAATAGAGAAAAGTAAATAAGCAAACAAGTGCAGTTTTGTTGGGAGAGTGTGTGCGGAAAGGGAGATTAATCCCTCCGACCTAGCATAGATACCTACATTTTTGGTGCGCCAAAACACGGTGTGTTGAAAGTCCCGAAAAAGCAGAGAAACACTGAAATAACCGCAACCATGTCGACGCTACCCTTTCTCCTGAGCGTCGCCGACGAGCTGGACAACATACACTCGCAGTCCTACATGGACGACTTTGGCCTGGGCTTCCACCCGCACCGCCAGTACTATCGCACACCCACTATCCAGCTTTCCCTGCCCGCCAGCACGGACTGgacgggatcgggatcgggatcgggtcGGGACTGGTCCCAGGCAGCGGGCAACAGGCACACTCGCTACCGCAGCTATAAGTTCTACGACGACTCGCAGAACAatctggaggaggaggagccgcCGGCGGAGGAGCACCTGCCCATAGAGCAGGTGGCGCTGGCACAGCAGTTGGTACAGCAGGGTAACCAGACGACATCGGTTGAGGCCCAGCCGTCGAGTGCAACCGCCACTGCCGACGCCACTGCCGTCGCCACCACTAATCGCAAGGGCCTGAGCATGGTCAACTCCCACTCGCATGATGTGGGCGTGGGCGGTATGGGCCTGAATTTAAAGGccggcgaggaggaggacgatgAGAACATCGATCGCACGGTGCGCATGTACAATTTGTCCAAGAAATGCTGCAAGAACTACTATCGTCATGCCCTGGAGACCGGACCCGGCGCCAGTGGCAAGGCAAAGTGTAGCAACCTGCGCTCCGAGAGCCACAAGTCCAGCTCCAGCTCGGAGGAGAGCCTTCAGAAGATACCCTCCCCCATTGAGTTCCTCACCTGTTTCCTGGTGAAGAAGTCCCGCACCCCGAAGGCCAGTGCCCCGGTGGGCCAGCCCATCAAGAAAACATAGAACACGGCCCGGCTGCTGCCAGCAGCGATGTCCGCCAGGACGTCCACCATCAGCTCCACGGCCACCGGTGGATCCGTGACCCATGCGACCACGGACACGGACACCACGACCTCAAAGCGGCGCAGCAACTGCTTCTGAATGTTGGCCGGAGTCGGTGTGGTGTGTGGCCAGGCCTGGAGTTGGCTTCAGAGGTGCGGTGAGCTTCCCAGCTCGGAGCCCGCCTCGTTGCCATCCACCCGCCTGGGCAGGATCGCCTACTAGGCCCACTCGACCGACTTCGATTCGCAGTCAGGGGTTCATACATGGGGTTTTTAACTGAGTGCTAGCGCTTGGTATATGATTTCGCACTGGGGTTACCTCTGGCTTGAGTATTCAGATTTTCGGAACGGTTAAGGATTTCGATTTGCACTTGGTAGCTTCTTCTACccaatagtaaaaatataatatgcaTTTAAGTTAACAGCATTAGTTCAAGCATAAGCACTCCATTCAgattaaaactcaaaaatcGAATGCATTAAGTACGGACGCGGGAATCTAGAATTTTGGTCATTTTAAAAGAGTTGGTAaaggttttatatttttcttcttAAATGCTAATTAGgtagtttaataaaatatttttttacatttatgctcagtaacatttttaaaaatttatgatatCTATTTTGTCACTTCATTAAGGACCTGGTACTCAgaaaatttcctttttaacaaatattgttttttctaagtccccgtttttttttttggtttcccAGTGCAAACATTACGTAACCACATTTTGCAAGCAACTACAGGCCAAAAGCAAAGCGAAGCTTAaatccaaaaatattataagcgGTTAAGTGTATTCAAAATATAGaacttaaataaagaaaaactatTCAACCAACACCgaaaaaattttgcaaaaccaaacacacaatttttaaagccAGATTTTTACCAAAATAAGAAGATCTCAAGAATTTGTTaagcaacaattttttatacaatttttgatacCAAACAAaagatataaattatatatggATATTATATTAATACTGGGAAAGTTTGATTAAATCAAGGAAAGGAATTTTGAGCTGAACTAAAACCTTCTAGGCAATTCTTATgattccattttatttaaggtcattttttttaatggagtTCAATACTTTCAGGGAAACTTTTATAAACACCTTTCTTATTTTGATAACGCAAGTTTTTCTGTTATTAGACCGATTTAAAAGGTATTGGT contains the following coding sequences:
- the LOC128258834 gene encoding uncharacterized protein LOC128258834, encoding MSTLPFLLSVADELDNIHSQSYMDDFGLGFHPHRQYYRTPTIQLSLPASTDWTGSGSGSGRDWSQAAGNRHTRYRSYKFYDDSQNNLEEEEPPAEEHLPIEQVALAQQLVQQGNQTTSVEAQPSSATATADATAVATTNRKGLSMVNSHSHDVGVGGMGLNLKAGEEEDDENIDRTVRMYNLSKKCCKNYYRHALETGPGASGKAKCSNLRSESHKSSSSSEESLQKIPSPIEFLTCFLVKKSRTPKASAPVGQPIKKT